In one Lolium rigidum isolate FL_2022 chromosome 3, APGP_CSIRO_Lrig_0.1, whole genome shotgun sequence genomic region, the following are encoded:
- the LOC124698603 gene encoding protein SPIRAL1-like 1, producing the protein MSRGGSAGGGQSSLGYLFGGGEPPKPAVATAAPAAAAPPVPAEALPAAGVPTEKASPVKGEVSKQIPAGIPGSQTNNYQRADGQNTGNFLTDRPSTKVHAAPGGGSSLGYLFGGN; encoded by the exons atgaGTCGTGGTGGGAGCGCTGGTGGTGGCCAAAGTTCTCTTGGTTACCTCTTTGGAGGCGGCGAACCTCCTAAACCAGCAGTTGCAACAGCAGCACCAGCTGCAGCTGCACCACCAGTACCAGCTGAAGCTCTACCAGCAGCAGGCGTTCCTACTGAGAAAGCGTCGCCAGTAAAGGGCGAGGTCTCCAAGCAGATTCCAGCTGGTATTCCAGGCAGCCAAACCAATAACTACCAGCGAGCTGATGGCCAGAACACTGGCAACTTCCTTACG GACCGTCCTTCAACCAAGGTCCATGCTGCTCCTGGCGGCGGCTCCTCCCTGGGCTACCTGTTTGGTGGAAACTGA